One stretch of Candidatus Bathyarchaeia archaeon DNA includes these proteins:
- a CDS encoding SufD family Fe-S cluster assembly protein produces MSKTKENSELTKIPHQILEEAAKVGLETQDQNRAGTFLHLNQETVASSINQLYEGKVEMMDIKAALEKYPWVKDYMWRIVSKDKDEYTRKVADDYSGGYFMRIMPGAEITFPLQSCLMITQKNLEQRVHNIIIAEEDSKVHIITSCLQHSSIESASHLGISEIYVKKNAMLNFTMIHQWGENTKVRPRSATEIEENGTFVSNYVSMRPVRDMQMYPVAYCKGDNSRASFNSILYGHKNSQLDIGSKAILTGRGSKAEMVSRAISREGSKLIIRGMIEGDNTESKGHLECRGLIMDDESYLQSIPELIARKKGVEITHEAAVGKISEKEIVYLMTRKLSREKAVSLIIRGFMDVGILGLPDALNAEIKGIVDASTEAN; encoded by the coding sequence GTGAGCAAGACGAAAGAGAACAGTGAGTTAACTAAAATTCCACACCAAATTCTGGAAGAAGCCGCAAAAGTCGGCTTAGAAACGCAGGACCAAAACCGCGCAGGGACCTTTCTTCACCTGAACCAAGAAACTGTTGCCTCCAGCATCAATCAACTCTACGAAGGCAAAGTGGAAATGATGGATATCAAAGCCGCGTTGGAGAAGTATCCTTGGGTTAAGGATTATATGTGGAGAATTGTCAGCAAAGACAAAGATGAATATACACGCAAAGTGGCAGATGACTACAGCGGCGGCTACTTCATGCGCATAATGCCTGGCGCCGAAATTACGTTCCCGTTACAGTCTTGTTTGATGATTACACAAAAAAACCTTGAACAGCGGGTGCACAACATCATCATCGCCGAAGAGGACTCCAAAGTGCACATAATTACCAGTTGCCTGCAGCACTCCAGCATAGAAAGCGCCTCACACTTGGGCATAAGCGAAATCTACGTCAAGAAAAACGCCATGTTGAACTTCACCATGATTCATCAGTGGGGTGAAAACACTAAAGTGCGTCCGCGAAGCGCCACGGAAATTGAGGAGAACGGCACATTTGTTTCTAACTATGTGTCAATGCGGCCCGTGCGGGACATGCAGATGTACCCCGTAGCTTACTGCAAAGGCGACAACTCAAGAGCAAGCTTTAACAGCATTCTGTACGGACACAAAAACAGCCAACTAGACATCGGCTCCAAAGCGATTTTGACGGGCAGAGGCAGCAAAGCAGAAATGGTTAGCCGAGCTATTTCACGGGAGGGCTCCAAGCTGATTATTCGAGGCATGATTGAAGGGGACAACACCGAAAGCAAGGGCCACTTGGAATGCCGCGGTCTCATCATGGATGACGAATCGTATCTGCAGTCCATACCTGAACTGATTGCTAGAAAGAAAGGTGTCGAAATCACCCATGAAGCTGCAGTGGGGAAAATAAGCGAGAAAGAAATCGTTTACCTTATGACTCGTAAGTTGTCAAGGGAAAAGGCGGTTTCGCTTATTATTCGAGGCTTCATGGATGTTGGCATATTGGGTTTGCCGGATGCTTTGAACGCGGAGATTAAAGGCATAGTGGATGCTTCAACTGAAGCCAATTAG
- a CDS encoding translation elongation factor-like protein — MSEEGVLEIGTVKHFFHKISVALVDLTAPLAVGDCILFAGPTTNVQTTVNVIQVENTNIQRAEAGQSVGLKIPQAVKPQDVVYKKL, encoded by the coding sequence ATGAGTGAAGAAGGCGTGCTTGAAATTGGCACAGTGAAGCATTTCTTTCACAAAATCAGCGTTGCACTAGTTGACCTCACGGCGCCTTTGGCAGTCGGAGACTGCATCCTATTCGCAGGACCAACCACAAACGTTCAGACAACTGTTAACGTTATACAGGTTGAAAACACAAATATTCAACGCGCAGAAGCTGGACAAAGCGTTGGCTTAAAAATACCGCAGGCAGTTAAGCCGCAAGACGTAGTTTACAAGAAACTGTAA
- a CDS encoding DUF1059 domain-containing protein, with translation MPSFKCADIGMKCGFEASAPTKEELMKQISIHAASVHDIKTISPELKEKIQNAIREEPATH, from the coding sequence TTGCCTTCTTTTAAATGCGCAGATATAGGCATGAAATGCGGTTTTGAAGCCTCAGCGCCCACCAAAGAGGAACTTATGAAACAAATTTCCATCCACGCCGCATCCGTTCATGACATAAAAACTATTTCTCCTGAACTTAAAGAAAAAATCCAAAACGCCATCCGAGAAGAACCCGCAACTCATTAA
- a CDS encoding peroxiredoxin: MGIKVGDKAPDFTLPSQMGDDVTLSEFFGKRNVVLYFYPKDETAGCTKEACAFRDSYDVFTELDAEVLGVSGQSVESHKSFASHHGLPFLLLSDESNMVRALYGVPSSMGIVPGRVTYIIDKQGCCAACF; the protein is encoded by the coding sequence TTGGGAATTAAAGTCGGAGATAAAGCTCCTGATTTCACTTTGCCCAGCCAGATGGGTGACGATGTGACTCTTTCAGAGTTTTTCGGCAAAAGGAATGTGGTGCTCTACTTTTACCCCAAAGACGAAACCGCCGGATGCACCAAGGAAGCTTGCGCTTTTCGGGACAGCTACGATGTTTTCACTGAGTTAGACGCAGAAGTGTTGGGGGTCAGCGGGCAGAGCGTGGAGAGCCATAAGTCGTTTGCGTCGCATCATGGTTTGCCGTTTCTGCTGCTCAGCGACGAAAGCAACATGGTTAGGGCGTTGTATGGGGTGCCGTCGAGTATGGGCATCGTCCCCGGCAGAGTCACCTACATCATCGACAAGCAGGGGTGTTGTGCGGCATGTTTTTAA
- the sufC gene encoding Fe-S cluster assembly ATPase SufC: MDALEVTGLSVKVEGKLILKNITFSLKQGVSHILFGPNGSGKTTLISTLMGLPGYEITEGQIVFMGQDITHMSVDERAKLGIVVSFQSPPEITGVKLGDLLKLCLGKSASDDFSPEEMKQIEAFRLTSFLNREINVGFSGGERKRSEILQLIFLKPKLLLLDEPDSGVDVESLRLIADEIQRYSEVSGASALIITHKGDILEHVKAGYGCILLGGRFHCFTEPMGIYQDIKKLGYEGCVECRVRTREGWKSEQDEREQ, from the coding sequence ATGGATGCGCTTGAAGTCACGGGCTTGTCCGTCAAAGTTGAGGGCAAGCTTATTTTAAAGAACATCACGTTCAGCCTCAAGCAGGGCGTGAGTCACATCCTTTTTGGACCCAACGGGTCAGGAAAAACCACGCTCATAAGCACGCTCATGGGACTGCCAGGATATGAAATCACAGAGGGCCAAATCGTCTTCATGGGACAGGACATAACACACATGAGCGTGGATGAACGCGCTAAACTGGGGATAGTGGTCTCCTTCCAGAGTCCGCCTGAAATCACAGGGGTAAAACTTGGGGATTTGCTTAAACTGTGCCTTGGCAAAAGCGCATCTGACGACTTTAGCCCTGAAGAGATGAAACAGATTGAAGCGTTCAGGCTCACGAGCTTTTTGAACAGGGAAATTAACGTTGGCTTCTCAGGTGGGGAGAGAAAACGCAGCGAAATTTTGCAGCTGATTTTCCTAAAACCCAAACTTTTGCTGCTTGATGAACCAGACAGCGGCGTAGACGTAGAAAGTTTACGTTTGATTGCTGATGAAATACAACGGTACTCCGAAGTATCGGGCGCCAGCGCCTTGATTATCACACATAAAGGGGACATTTTGGAACATGTGAAAGCAGGCTACGGATGCATCTTGCTTGGTGGCCGGTTCCACTGTTTCACTGAACCCATGGGCATCTATCAAGATATCAAAAAACTTGGCTACGAAGGATGCGTAGAATGCAGAGTACGAACACGCGAGGGATGGAAGAGTGAGCAAGACGAAAGAGAACAGTGA
- a CDS encoding DUF763 domain-containing protein translates to MQRTGYASLPLHGGKAPAWLTGRMRSLAKEITAIIVDEYGTDKFLERISDPYWFQALGCVLGYDWHSSGVTTVVTGVLKTALTAKEHGVVVCGGKGKTSRKTPSDIQEASGKFGFSEDQTENLTYTSKMTAKVDNTAIQAGYQLYHHAFFVAENGKWAVVQQGMSTQGKTARRYHWQSDQTRCFVVEPHSAIVCDTRHPVVLDMTARQSEASRKASVDLAQEPTQKLKRLAQDATLPKDKQQQLLSQWLPETPRLQIAFLDMPRNINWDALAEAYDKKPTDYEELLAVKGVGPATVRGLALIAELVYGEKPSWHDPVKYSFAYGGKDGVPYPVNRQSYDQSIQILQEAVQAAKVGDKEKTRALQGLRRYVPLDAKTS, encoded by the coding sequence ATGCAGCGAACGGGTTATGCAAGTTTGCCTCTTCACGGCGGAAAAGCCCCCGCATGGTTAACGGGCAGAATGCGTAGCCTCGCCAAAGAAATCACCGCCATCATAGTTGATGAGTACGGCACAGACAAGTTTTTGGAACGCATAAGCGACCCCTACTGGTTTCAGGCTTTGGGCTGCGTTTTGGGTTACGATTGGCACAGCAGCGGCGTAACAACCGTCGTCACGGGAGTTCTGAAAACCGCCCTCACCGCCAAAGAGCATGGCGTAGTGGTTTGTGGCGGAAAAGGCAAAACCTCACGCAAAACCCCAAGTGATATACAAGAAGCCTCAGGCAAATTTGGCTTCTCCGAAGACCAAACCGAAAACCTCACGTACACCAGCAAAATGACGGCGAAAGTGGACAACACCGCCATCCAAGCAGGCTACCAGCTGTATCATCACGCGTTTTTTGTGGCTGAGAACGGCAAGTGGGCAGTGGTCCAGCAAGGCATGAGCACGCAGGGCAAAACTGCGCGCCGATACCATTGGCAGAGTGACCAAACTCGCTGCTTCGTCGTGGAGCCTCACAGCGCCATCGTCTGTGACACACGTCACCCAGTTGTGCTTGACATGACTGCACGGCAAAGTGAAGCCAGCCGCAAAGCCTCCGTGGATTTAGCCCAAGAACCCACTCAAAAACTCAAACGCCTCGCCCAAGACGCCACGCTGCCAAAGGATAAGCAGCAGCAGCTTCTTAGCCAGTGGCTCCCAGAAACCCCGCGACTTCAAATTGCCTTTTTAGATATGCCCCGAAACATCAACTGGGACGCCTTGGCAGAAGCGTATGACAAGAAACCCACTGACTACGAGGAACTGCTTGCTGTGAAGGGGGTTGGACCTGCAACCGTCAGGGGCTTAGCCCTCATCGCCGAGTTAGTCTACGGAGAGAAACCCAGTTGGCATGACCCCGTCAAATACAGCTTTGCTTACGGCGGAAAAGACGGCGTGCCCTACCCCGTAAACCGCCAATCCTACGACCAATCCATCCAGATTTTGCAGGAAGCGGTGCAGGCAGCCAAAGTTGGCGACAAAGAAAAAACGCGCGCGTTGCAGGGACTGCGCAGATATGTGCCGCTGGACGCAAAAACCTCATAA
- a CDS encoding PAS domain S-box protein yields MQNKNPKVTEDEFNQLFLEVIDETLSALGESAKTAIYFHIEQKFSIKRQDIPSRIDAFDHALNTLFGVGSKPLELMLMQRLHAKVKNDCKPMKADDFTFSNYINTVKQEFVTKTKAETTFLPRNTLEQADNEKSSKASSFVDALNLLADPVLIVDQKGTFLFLNVAFEKAMGTAKENWLGKSFLVLPYLSEDSKALGFRNLQLRYKGIQVEPYELEVTNTAGELFHYELNAKNIEYAGQQANLVICRDVTRRKKMEKRLKQYTENLELLVEEKAGKIKESEQKLRAILDASPDALMVFDPEATVLDCNEATVKMFGYGDKSELIGKNGLDLASEKDQQRITEVAENLLMHGGASKNIEYEFITKNGAQFPGEFSLSVIPDDQGKPACFVAVTKDISERKKAHEELLSSEREYRKLAQQIELAQERITYERDKAQTYLDVADVLLLALDPEGNITLLNRKGCSILGCEIEPVLGKNWFDLFVPPEEKTVQLCAHKLRLKGKTSRPEHTENIVVCAGGERRIIGWRHTLVRTRWGEVIGTLSSGEDITEQKMVQEALKESEEKFRGIVENSSDVIMLTRSDASISYLSPAIFELTGYTPEELYVDESQIFHPDDVQKIGATLSRALQGERGSNFQYRVVTKAGETRWVSHSWSPIFEHGKVKLVVSIVRDITEQKRLVNDLQASEERFRAISNSASDAIILVNKEEEVVYWNPAAEKTFGYTEKEAVGKKLPKFIGVPNEYQSYTNIFEQFAQEKLSLKNFELYAWRRNGTDFRIELSLSSILLKEKNCILAVVRDISERKKMEDALKRERDMLENITQNIGAGLTIIDRNYRILWANKYLKRLAPKAENSLCYSVYNHLDNVCPDCGVKKVFEGAAYDAHEYCIRRPNGEAVWSEIIVTPIKDQQGNVTSALELTVDITEKKQLQEKLLEEKNKLEAVTENINAGLLIIDRNYNIIWLNKHGKQIYGDVEQKKCYSTIHHRNSICSNCGVKKVFEGAAIDTRVIELQTPKDVSYQEITVTPMKDKDGNVVAALELAVDITEKKRMQSDLARYSHKLEDLVEQRTQQLKQAQAKLVKSERLVAIGELAGMVGHDLRNPLTSIKGAVYYLKAKYADELDETAKDMLLTIDKSIVYSNKIINDLLEYSRDIHLDLSTANPRMLLKNALALVTVPAGVKIVDFTAETPSLKVDSAKMTRVFLNIIKNAFDAMPNGGVLNVKSKETPEGWEITFTDNGSGMTKETLSKLWTPLFTTKAKGMGFGLAICKRIVTAHGGNISVESEVEKGTQFTITLPIEPKTAPEDNWIYNPPLTMMTNTVKPRR; encoded by the coding sequence ATGCAAAACAAAAACCCGAAAGTTACTGAAGACGAATTCAACCAGCTTTTTCTGGAAGTTATTGACGAAACTCTATCTGCTCTGGGTGAAAGCGCAAAAACGGCAATATATTTTCATATTGAACAAAAATTCAGCATCAAACGCCAAGATATACCCAGCCGTATAGATGCCTTTGACCACGCATTAAACACCTTGTTTGGGGTGGGCAGTAAACCCCTTGAACTCATGCTTATGCAGCGGCTTCACGCCAAAGTTAAAAACGACTGCAAACCCATGAAGGCCGACGACTTCACCTTCTCAAACTATATAAACACGGTTAAACAAGAATTTGTCACAAAAACCAAAGCCGAAACCACGTTTTTACCCCGAAACACTCTTGAGCAAGCTGACAACGAGAAATCCAGCAAAGCGAGCTCTTTTGTTGATGCTTTAAACCTGCTTGCTGACCCTGTTTTGATTGTTGACCAAAAAGGAACCTTTCTTTTCCTAAACGTTGCCTTCGAAAAAGCGATGGGCACTGCCAAGGAAAATTGGTTGGGTAAAAGTTTCTTGGTACTGCCTTATCTTTCGGAAGATAGCAAAGCACTTGGCTTCAGAAACCTTCAACTTAGGTATAAGGGCATTCAAGTTGAACCCTACGAGTTGGAGGTGACCAACACTGCTGGCGAACTTTTTCATTACGAACTGAACGCAAAAAACATTGAATATGCTGGGCAGCAGGCAAACTTGGTAATTTGTCGTGATGTAACGCGACGGAAAAAAATGGAAAAACGGCTAAAACAATATACAGAAAACTTGGAGTTGCTGGTTGAGGAAAAAGCAGGCAAAATTAAGGAAAGTGAACAGAAACTCAGAGCCATCTTGGATGCCTCCCCCGATGCGCTGATGGTTTTTGACCCCGAAGCCACAGTGTTAGACTGCAATGAGGCAACCGTAAAAATGTTTGGCTACGGCGACAAATCAGAGTTAATCGGGAAAAACGGCTTAGACTTAGCCTCTGAAAAAGACCAACAAAGAATCACCGAGGTTGCAGAAAACCTGCTCATGCATGGAGGCGCTTCCAAGAATATTGAATATGAGTTCATAACAAAAAATGGCGCCCAGTTTCCAGGCGAGTTCTCTTTAAGTGTTATACCAGATGACCAAGGGAAACCTGCTTGTTTTGTAGCAGTGACTAAAGACATAAGCGAACGAAAAAAAGCCCATGAGGAGCTGCTATCTTCAGAACGCGAATACCGAAAACTGGCGCAACAAATTGAATTAGCTCAGGAACGCATCACCTATGAGCGAGATAAAGCTCAAACATACCTTGACGTGGCAGATGTCTTGTTGCTTGCATTGGATCCTGAAGGTAACATCACCTTACTTAACCGAAAAGGCTGCTCCATATTGGGCTGTGAAATTGAGCCAGTTTTGGGCAAGAACTGGTTTGACCTTTTTGTGCCTCCAGAAGAAAAAACGGTGCAACTGTGTGCGCATAAACTGAGGCTTAAGGGGAAAACTTCTCGCCCAGAACATACGGAAAACATTGTTGTCTGCGCGGGCGGGGAACGCCGAATTATCGGTTGGCGGCATACACTTGTTAGAACTCGCTGGGGCGAGGTTATTGGCACACTCAGCTCAGGTGAAGACATAACTGAACAAAAAATGGTTCAGGAAGCACTCAAAGAAAGTGAAGAAAAATTCCGAGGTATAGTGGAAAACTCCAGTGACGTTATAATGCTCACACGCTCCGACGCCTCTATATCTTATTTGAGTCCAGCTATCTTTGAGTTAACGGGGTATACTCCTGAGGAGTTGTATGTTGACGAGTCTCAAATTTTCCATCCTGATGATGTACAAAAAATAGGTGCCACTTTGTCTCGCGCTTTGCAGGGTGAACGCGGTTCAAACTTTCAGTACCGAGTGGTAACCAAGGCTGGCGAGACAAGATGGGTTTCTCATTCTTGGTCCCCCATTTTTGAACATGGAAAGGTGAAACTGGTTGTTAGCATAGTTCGAGATATAACCGAACAGAAGCGGCTAGTTAACGACCTGCAAGCAAGCGAAGAAAGATTCCGTGCAATAAGCAACTCCGCCTCTGACGCCATAATCTTAGTTAACAAAGAAGAAGAGGTTGTTTACTGGAATCCCGCAGCAGAAAAAACCTTTGGCTACACGGAAAAGGAAGCTGTTGGTAAAAAGCTGCCCAAATTCATAGGGGTGCCCAATGAATACCAAAGTTACACTAACATCTTTGAACAATTCGCACAGGAAAAGCTGTCGCTTAAAAACTTTGAATTGTACGCTTGGAGACGAAACGGCACAGACTTTCGAATCGAACTTTCCTTGTCTTCTATTCTGTTAAAAGAAAAAAACTGCATTTTGGCAGTTGTGCGGGATATTTCCGAACGCAAAAAAATGGAAGACGCCCTTAAACGGGAACGCGATATGCTAGAAAACATAACGCAAAACATCGGTGCTGGCTTGACAATCATTGATCGAAATTACCGTATACTCTGGGCAAACAAGTACCTCAAACGGCTCGCTCCCAAAGCTGAAAACAGTTTATGCTATTCCGTTTATAACCACTTAGACAATGTTTGCCCCGACTGTGGAGTGAAAAAAGTTTTCGAGGGCGCAGCCTACGATGCCCACGAGTACTGCATAAGACGGCCAAATGGCGAGGCTGTTTGGAGCGAAATAATTGTCACCCCAATCAAAGACCAACAGGGCAACGTCACAAGTGCTTTAGAGTTAACGGTCGACATAACTGAAAAGAAACAGCTGCAAGAGAAACTTTTGGAGGAAAAAAACAAGCTGGAGGCTGTAACTGAAAACATCAACGCAGGGCTCCTGATTATCGACCGAAACTATAACATCATTTGGCTAAACAAGCATGGAAAACAAATTTATGGCGATGTTGAACAAAAGAAATGTTATTCCACTATTCATCATCGCAACAGTATTTGCTCAAATTGTGGTGTTAAGAAAGTTTTTGAGGGCGCAGCCATAGATACTCGCGTAATAGAACTTCAAACTCCAAAAGATGTCTCTTATCAAGAGATTACTGTTACGCCTATGAAAGACAAAGATGGCAACGTTGTCGCCGCGTTAGAACTCGCTGTTGATATCACTGAAAAGAAGCGAATGCAAAGTGACCTTGCGCGGTATTCGCATAAACTTGAAGACCTGGTTGAACAACGTACCCAACAGCTTAAGCAAGCTCAAGCTAAGCTGGTTAAATCTGAACGGCTTGTAGCTATCGGGGAGTTAGCAGGCATGGTTGGTCATGACTTGCGGAACCCTCTGACCAGCATCAAAGGCGCAGTTTACTACCTTAAAGCCAAGTACGCCGATGAACTTGATGAAACCGCAAAAGATATGCTGCTCACAATTGATAAAAGCATAGTTTACTCCAACAAGATAATCAATGACCTGCTTGAGTACAGCCGAGACATCCACCTTGACCTCTCCACGGCTAATCCGCGCATGCTGCTTAAAAACGCCTTAGCTCTAGTTACGGTGCCTGCAGGCGTAAAAATTGTTGATTTCACCGCTGAAACGCCCTCTCTGAAAGTGGATTCGGCGAAGATGACCCGCGTGTTTCTGAACATCATCAAAAACGCCTTCGACGCAATGCCTAACGGGGGAGTTTTAAACGTGAAAAGCAAAGAAACCCCTGAGGGCTGGGAAATAACCTTTACAGACAACGGCTCCGGCATGACAAAAGAGACTTTAAGCAAACTGTGGACGCCTCTATTCACGACCAAGGCAAAGGGCATGGGTTTTGGTTTAGCCATCTGTAAACGCATCGTAACCGCGCACGGCGGCAACATCAGTGTTGAAAGTGAAGTTGAAAAGGGCACCCAGTTCACCATTACGCTTCCAATTGAACCAAAAACTGCCCCTGAAGACAACTGGATTTACAATCCGCCCTTAACGATGATGACTAACACCGTAAAACCACGCCGTTGA
- a CDS encoding class I tRNA ligase family protein, with the protein MYNSLTQKIEPFHLAQNKQVKMYTCGPSTYQRPHIGNYRTFLFEDILQRYLEYLGYSVTRLITLTNIEDKAINWAEIANITVEELTSRNEEIFFEEFEQLRIKRPQFTVRASTIVDQAVKLIQTLIAKGVAYKYTYRGAHNVYFDPLKFEGFGKLARLDMKKWPKTRHRFHLDTYPGMPWHLGDFVLWRGCHAHERVCWDTELGRGRPAWNVQDAAMVTKHLGFSIDIACGGVDNLVRHHDYTLAVAEAASGEPFARFWLHGGHLYVDGKKMSKSQGNVLYLDELVAKDYYGAAVRFFLIYGAYRKKLNFTWEALAESSRKLDNCQALIRELQNNQTANAPSTNQAKKAVQNLLPTFEKHMNNDLDAKSAFDAVYATVALLVEFKRKKALGKAELDAAIDALRRIDSVLQVLF; encoded by the coding sequence TTGTACAACTCGTTAACCCAGAAAATTGAGCCGTTCCACTTAGCACAAAATAAACAAGTCAAGATGTACACTTGTGGTCCCTCAACGTATCAGCGTCCCCACATCGGCAACTACCGCACCTTTCTTTTCGAAGACATCCTGCAACGTTACCTTGAATATCTGGGTTACAGCGTCACACGGTTAATCACCTTGACAAACATTGAAGACAAAGCCATAAACTGGGCAGAAATCGCCAACATCACGGTAGAGGAGCTCACCAGCCGCAACGAAGAAATCTTTTTTGAGGAATTTGAGCAGCTACGCATTAAACGTCCTCAGTTTACGGTTCGGGCATCCACCATCGTGGACCAAGCCGTCAAACTAATTCAGACTTTGATAGCTAAAGGCGTCGCCTACAAGTACACCTACAGAGGCGCCCACAACGTGTATTTTGACCCCCTCAAGTTTGAGGGGTTTGGTAAACTTGCACGCCTGGACATGAAAAAGTGGCCCAAAACAAGGCACCGTTTCCATTTGGACACGTATCCAGGTATGCCGTGGCATTTGGGGGATTTTGTGTTGTGGCGTGGCTGTCATGCGCATGAGAGGGTTTGTTGGGATACCGAACTGGGCAGGGGCAGACCCGCTTGGAATGTGCAGGACGCCGCCATGGTTACGAAGCATTTGGGGTTTAGCATCGACATCGCGTGTGGCGGAGTGGATAATCTTGTGCGGCACCACGACTACACGCTTGCCGTGGCCGAGGCGGCTTCAGGAGAGCCGTTTGCGCGGTTTTGGCTGCACGGTGGGCATTTATATGTTGACGGAAAAAAGATGTCTAAAAGCCAAGGCAACGTGCTTTATCTGGATGAGTTAGTTGCTAAAGACTACTACGGCGCGGCAGTACGTTTCTTCCTAATTTATGGCGCCTACCGTAAGAAGCTAAACTTCACTTGGGAGGCACTTGCCGAAAGCAGCCGTAAACTTGACAACTGCCAAGCACTGATAAGAGAACTCCAAAACAACCAAACAGCAAATGCCCCCTCCACTAATCAGGCGAAGAAGGCGGTTCAAAACCTGCTGCCCACGTTCGAGAAACACATGAACAACGATTTAGACGCGAAATCAGCCTTTGACGCAGTTTACGCGACGGTTGCCTTGCTTGTAGAGTTCAAACGTAAAAAGGCGTTAGGTAAAGCCGAGTTGGATGCGGCTATTGATGCGCTTCGGAGAATTGATTCGGTGCTTCAGGTGCTTTTTTAA